A window from Caulobacter sp. X encodes these proteins:
- the apaG gene encoding Co2+/Mg2+ efflux protein ApaG, whose amino-acid sequence MRSIRRETSPPMQRMRRRRGQAASSYEARTRDIVVRVFPTYAAEDSSPEEGVYLWSYTVEIENHGGETVTLVSRRWTIIDGLNRVNEVEGSGVVGEQPELKPREAFRYISSCPLPTPSGAMRGSYQMVTEDGELFDAEIPEFSLHLPGAALKVN is encoded by the coding sequence GTGCGCTCGATCAGGCGTGAAACCTCCCCGCCGATGCAGCGGATGCGCCGGCGGCGCGGCCAGGCCGCGAGCAGCTATGAGGCGCGCACCCGCGATATCGTCGTGCGCGTCTTCCCGACCTATGCGGCCGAGGACTCCTCGCCCGAGGAAGGCGTCTATCTGTGGTCGTACACGGTGGAGATCGAGAACCATGGCGGCGAGACCGTCACCCTGGTCTCTCGCCGCTGGACGATCATCGACGGCCTCAATCGCGTGAACGAGGTCGAAGGCTCAGGCGTGGTCGGCGAACAGCCGGAACTGAAGCCCCGCGAGGCCTTCCGCTACATCTCCAGCTGCCCCCTGCCCACGCCCTCCGGCGCGATGCGCGGGAGCTATCAGATGGTCACCGAGGACGGCGAACTGTTCGACGCCGAAATCCCCGAGTTCTCGCTACACCTGCCCGGCGCGGCGCTGAAGGTGAACTAA
- the metZ gene encoding O-succinylhomoserine sulfhydrylase has protein sequence MAEDPKDWDVATKLIRGGIARSQFMETAEALYLTQGFTYDSAEGADRRFAGDEPGFVYSRFNNPTVKMFEDRLALLEGAEVCRAQATGMASIHAALMGLVRAGDHVVAGRALFGSCRWIVAEWLPRFGVETTFVDATDLKAWEAAIRPNTKAVLIETPSNPVLEITDIAAVSEMAHAVGAKVIVDNVFATPIFQQPLQLGADVVVYSATKHIDGQGRVLGGAILTSEAINEEFYRDSLRHTGPALSPFNAWVMLKGLETLDLRVRRQAETAAALADVMAEHKKVQTVLYPFREDHPGYEIAKKQMSGGGTVIALDLGTREAAFRFLNALEIVDISNNLGDAKSMATHPPTTTHRSVPEAERPLLGVTEGGVRLSVGLESLADLTRDVTRALDQA, from the coding sequence ACGAAATTGATCCGCGGTGGGATCGCGCGCTCGCAGTTCATGGAGACGGCCGAGGCCCTCTACCTGACGCAAGGCTTCACCTACGACAGCGCCGAGGGCGCCGACCGCCGCTTCGCCGGCGACGAGCCGGGCTTCGTCTATTCGCGGTTCAACAATCCGACCGTGAAGATGTTCGAGGATCGCCTGGCCCTGCTGGAAGGCGCCGAGGTGTGCCGCGCCCAGGCGACGGGCATGGCCTCGATCCACGCCGCGCTGATGGGTCTGGTTCGCGCCGGCGACCACGTGGTGGCCGGCCGCGCCCTGTTCGGCTCGTGCCGCTGGATCGTCGCCGAGTGGCTGCCGCGCTTTGGCGTCGAGACCACCTTCGTCGACGCCACGGACCTGAAGGCCTGGGAAGCGGCGATCCGCCCGAACACCAAGGCCGTGCTGATCGAGACCCCCTCGAACCCGGTGCTTGAGATCACCGACATCGCCGCCGTGTCCGAAATGGCCCACGCCGTCGGCGCCAAGGTCATCGTCGACAACGTCTTCGCCACCCCGATCTTCCAGCAGCCGCTGCAGCTGGGCGCCGACGTGGTGGTCTATTCGGCCACCAAGCACATCGACGGTCAGGGCCGGGTGCTGGGCGGAGCGATCCTGACCAGCGAGGCGATCAACGAGGAATTCTACCGCGACAGCCTGCGCCACACCGGCCCCGCCCTGTCGCCGTTCAACGCCTGGGTGATGCTGAAGGGTCTCGAGACCCTGGATCTGCGCGTCCGCCGCCAGGCCGAGACCGCCGCGGCGCTGGCCGACGTCATGGCCGAGCACAAGAAGGTCCAGACCGTCCTCTACCCGTTCCGCGAGGACCATCCGGGCTATGAGATCGCCAAGAAGCAGATGAGCGGCGGCGGCACGGTGATCGCGCTGGACCTCGGCACGCGCGAGGCGGCGTTCCGCTTCCTGAACGCGCTGGAAATCGTCGACATCTCCAACAACCTGGGCGACGCCAAGTCGATGGCGACCCATCCGCCGACCACCACCCACCGCTCGGTGCCCGAAGCGGAGCGCCCGCTGCTGGGCGTGACCGAGGGCGGCGTGCGCCTGTCCGTGGGCCTGGAAAGCCTGGCCGACCTGACGCGAGACGTGACCCGTGCGCTCGATCAGGCGTGA